In Pseudomonas sp. Leaf58, one DNA window encodes the following:
- a CDS encoding replication-associated recombination protein A: MDLFRSEPVAQPLAARLRPSNLDEYVGQEHLLARGKPLREALEQGALHSMIFWGPPGVGKTTLARLLAQFCDAHFETVSAVLAGVKEIRQAVEVAKQQAGQYGRRTILFVDEVHRFNKSQQDAFLPYVEDGTLLFIGATTENPSFELNNALLSRARVYVLKSLDEAALRKLVNRALTEERGLGKRNLRVGDDAFKMLMAAADGDGRRMLNFLENASDLAEDGSEIDVEMLQSLLGDSRRRFDKGGEAFYDQISALHKSVRGSNPDGALYWFARMLDGGCDPLYIARRVVRMASEDIGNADPRALSLCLAAWDVQERLGSPEGELAVAQAITYLACAPKSNAVYMGFKAALREAAEQGSLEVPLHLRNAPTKLMKQLGYGDEYRYAHDEPDAYAAGEDYFPDELQPRQYYQPVPRGLELKIGEKLRHLADLDRNSPRQRRKP; the protein is encoded by the coding sequence ATGGACCTGTTTCGAAGCGAACCCGTCGCCCAGCCCCTGGCCGCCCGCTTGCGCCCGTCCAACCTGGACGAGTACGTCGGCCAGGAGCACCTGCTGGCGCGTGGCAAACCGCTGCGCGAGGCGCTGGAGCAGGGCGCGCTGCATTCGATGATCTTCTGGGGGCCGCCAGGGGTGGGCAAGACCACTCTGGCGCGGCTGCTGGCGCAGTTCTGTGATGCGCACTTCGAAACCGTGTCGGCGGTACTGGCCGGGGTGAAAGAGATACGCCAGGCGGTCGAGGTGGCCAAGCAGCAGGCTGGTCAGTATGGCCGCCGCACCATCCTGTTCGTCGACGAAGTGCACCGCTTCAACAAATCGCAGCAGGACGCTTTTTTGCCCTATGTCGAAGACGGCACGCTGCTGTTCATTGGCGCCACCACCGAAAACCCGTCGTTCGAGCTAAACAACGCGCTGCTGTCACGCGCGCGGGTGTATGTGCTGAAAAGCCTGGACGAGGCAGCGCTGCGCAAGCTGGTCAATCGCGCGCTGACGGAAGAGCGCGGCCTGGGCAAGCGCAACCTGCGGGTTGGCGATGACGCCTTCAAGATGTTGATGGCGGCGGCCGATGGTGATGGCCGGCGCATGCTCAACTTCCTCGAGAATGCCTCGGACCTGGCCGAAGATGGCAGCGAAATCGACGTCGAGATGCTGCAGAGCCTGCTCGGTGACAGCCGCCGTCGCTTTGACAAGGGCGGCGAGGCCTTCTACGACCAGATCTCCGCGCTACACAAATCGGTGCGCGGCTCCAACCCCGATGGCGCCCTGTACTGGTTTGCGCGCATGCTCGACGGCGGCTGCGACCCACTGTACATCGCCCGCCGGGTGGTGCGCATGGCCAGCGAAGACATCGGCAACGCCGACCCGCGCGCGCTCAGCCTGTGCCTGGCGGCGTGGGATGTGCAGGAGCGCTTGGGCAGCCCCGAGGGCGAACTGGCGGTAGCCCAGGCCATCACCTACCTTGCCTGTGCGCCGAAGAGCAATGCGGTGTATATGGGCTTCAAGGCCGCGCTGCGCGAAGCCGCCGAGCAGGGTTCGCTGGAGGTGCCCCTGCACCTGCGCAACGCTCCGACCAAGCTGATGAAGCAACTGGGCTATGGCGACGAGTACCGCTATGCCCACGACGAGCCTGACGCCTACGCCGCCGGCGAGGATTACTTCCCCGATGAGTTGCAGCCGCGCCAGTACTACCAGCCGGTGCCGCGTGGCCTGGAGCTGAAGATTGGCGAGAAGCTACGCCACTTGGCCGACCTCGACCGCAACAGCCCCCGTCAGCGGAGAAAGCCGTGA
- the lolA gene encoding outer membrane lipoprotein chaperone LolA, translating to MRAIRMLLVSALTLGSVTAYAGEQDVQRLTQLLEKSQTIEANFSQLTLGADGTSLQETSGKMTVKRPGLFYWHTDAPQEQVVVSDGKNVTLWDPDLEQATIKKLDVRLNQTPALLLSGDVSKISQSFDIASKQQGEVMDFTLKPKTKDTLFDSLRVSFRKGLINDMQLIDSVGQRTNILFNGVKANQSVPDSTFKFDIPKGADVIKE from the coding sequence ATGCGCGCGATTCGCATGCTGTTGGTTTCTGCCCTGACCCTGGGCTCGGTTACTGCTTATGCCGGTGAGCAAGACGTACAACGCCTGACCCAGTTGCTGGAAAAGTCGCAGACCATCGAGGCCAACTTCTCCCAGCTGACCCTGGGTGCCGATGGCACCAGCCTGCAGGAAACCTCGGGCAAGATGACCGTCAAGCGCCCCGGCCTGTTCTACTGGCACACCGATGCGCCGCAAGAGCAGGTGGTGGTGTCCGACGGCAAGAACGTCACCCTGTGGGACCCGGACCTGGAACAGGCCACCATCAAGAAGCTCGATGTGCGCTTGAATCAAACCCCAGCGCTGCTGCTGTCGGGTGATGTGTCGAAAATCAGCCAGAGCTTCGACATCGCCTCCAAGCAGCAGGGCGAAGTCATGGACTTCACCCTCAAGCCGAAAACCAAGGACACCCTGTTCGACTCACTGCGCGTATCGTTCCGCAAGGGCCTGATTAACGACATGCAGCTGATCGACAGCGTCGGCCAGCGCACCAATATCCTGTTCAATGGCGTCAAGGCCAACCAGTCGGTGCCGGACAGCACGTTCAAGTTCGACATCCCCAAAGGCGCGGATGTGATCAAGGAGTAA
- a CDS encoding DNA translocase FtsK, whose amino-acid sequence MVAPPADHYWTRSTRRNRRVLKKSTATPAPLPVPLWRQQLHYRLKEGALIAVGALCLYLWMALLTYDTSDPGFSHTSNVDQVQNAAGRAGAYFADILFMVLGYFAYIFPLLLAVKTWQIFRQRHQPWDWSGWLFSWRLIGLVFLVLSGAALAHIHFHPPASLPFSAGGALGESLGELARNLLNVQGSTLMFIALFLFGLTVFTDLSWFKVMDLTGKITLDLFELVQGAANRWWEARNERKRLEAQLREDEPVVKAAPMAAERREPAKPALRERIFKREEAPAQPVEPREPTLAREPVVAPREPVVPREPVVAREQHTLPTIVPPAPAPAPVKAPEPSKRVMKEKQAPLFIDSAVEGTLPPISILDPAEQKKIEYSPESLAGVGQLLEIKLKEFGVEVAVDSIHPGPVITRYEIQPAAGVKVSRIANLAKDLARSLAVTSVRVVEVIPGKTTVGIEIPNENRQMVRFSEVLATPQYEEQKSPVTLALGHDIGGKPVITDLAKMPHLLVAGTTGSGKSVGVNAMILSILFKSGPEDARLIMIDPKMLELSIYEGIPHLLCPVVTDMKDAANALRWSVAEMERRYKLMAAMGVRNLAGFNRKVKDAQEAGEIIHDPLYRRESMDDEPPALKTLPTIVVVVDEFADMMMIVGKKVEELIARIAQKARAAGIHLILATQRPSVDVITGLIKANIPTRMAFQVSSKIDSRTIIDQGGAEQLLGHGDMLYMPPGTSLPIRVHGAFVSDDEVHRTVEAWKLRGAPDYNDDILNGVEEAGSGFDGGGGGGGGDGDDAETDALYDEAVQFVLESRRASISAVQRKLKIGYNRAARMIESMEMAGVVTPMNSNGSREVIAPGGPRD is encoded by the coding sequence TTGGTCGCTCCGCCGGCCGATCACTATTGGACGCGCAGCACGCGCAGGAATAGACGCGTTTTGAAGAAATCCACCGCAACCCCAGCTCCTTTGCCCGTGCCCCTGTGGCGGCAGCAGCTGCATTATCGCCTCAAGGAAGGTGCGTTGATCGCTGTCGGCGCCCTGTGCCTGTACCTGTGGATGGCGCTGCTGACCTACGACACCTCGGACCCGGGCTTCAGCCACACCAGCAACGTCGACCAGGTGCAGAACGCCGCTGGGCGTGCCGGTGCCTACTTCGCCGACATCCTGTTCATGGTGCTGGGGTACTTTGCCTATATCTTCCCGTTGTTGCTGGCGGTCAAAACCTGGCAGATTTTCCGCCAACGTCACCAGCCGTGGGATTGGAGCGGCTGGCTGTTCTCCTGGCGGCTGATTGGCCTGGTGTTCCTGGTGTTGTCTGGTGCGGCGCTGGCGCATATCCACTTCCACCCACCGGCGAGTCTGCCGTTTTCCGCGGGTGGTGCCCTGGGCGAAAGCCTGGGAGAGCTGGCGCGCAACCTGTTGAATGTGCAGGGCAGCACGCTGATGTTCATTGCCCTGTTCCTGTTCGGCCTGACCGTGTTCACCGACCTGTCCTGGTTCAAGGTAATGGACCTGACCGGCAAGATCACCCTGGACCTGTTCGAGCTGGTGCAAGGCGCCGCCAACCGCTGGTGGGAAGCGCGCAACGAGCGCAAGCGCCTGGAGGCGCAGCTGCGTGAGGATGAGCCGGTGGTCAAGGCAGCACCGATGGCTGCCGAGAGGCGCGAGCCGGCCAAGCCGGCGCTGCGTGAGCGCATCTTCAAGCGTGAAGAGGCACCCGCCCAGCCGGTCGAGCCGCGCGAACCCACCCTTGCGCGCGAGCCGGTGGTTGCGCCACGTGAGCCTGTAGTGCCGCGTGAACCGGTGGTGGCGCGTGAACAGCACACGTTACCGACCATCGTGCCACCGGCGCCGGCGCCGGCACCGGTCAAGGCGCCAGAGCCAAGCAAGCGGGTGATGAAAGAGAAGCAGGCACCGCTGTTTATCGACAGCGCTGTGGAAGGCACCTTGCCGCCTATCTCCATCCTGGACCCGGCCGAACAGAAAAAAATCGAGTACTCGCCAGAATCCCTGGCAGGTGTTGGCCAGTTGCTGGAAATCAAGCTCAAGGAATTCGGTGTGGAAGTGGCGGTGGACTCGATCCACCCGGGCCCGGTGATTACCCGTTACGAAATTCAGCCGGCCGCCGGTGTGAAAGTCAGCCGTATCGCCAACCTGGCCAAGGACCTGGCGCGGTCGTTGGCGGTAACCAGCGTGCGTGTGGTCGAGGTCATCCCCGGCAAGACCACCGTGGGTATCGAGATACCCAACGAAAACCGGCAGATGGTGCGCTTCTCCGAAGTGCTGGCTACCCCGCAGTACGAAGAGCAGAAGTCGCCAGTCACCCTGGCCCTGGGCCACGACATTGGCGGCAAGCCGGTGATTACCGACCTGGCCAAGATGCCCCACCTGCTGGTGGCCGGTACTACCGGTTCGGGTAAGTCGGTAGGTGTGAACGCGATGATCCTGTCGATCCTGTTCAAGTCCGGCCCGGAAGACGCGCGGCTGATCATGATCGACCCGAAAATGCTCGAACTGTCGATCTACGAAGGTATCCCACACTTGCTATGCCCAGTGGTCACCGACATGAAGGACGCCGCCAACGCCCTGCGTTGGAGCGTGGCCGAGATGGAGCGGCGCTACAAGTTGATGGCCGCCATGGGCGTGCGCAACCTGGCCGGCTTCAACCGCAAGGTCAAGGACGCCCAGGAAGCCGGCGAGATCATCCATGACCCGTTGTATCGCCGCGAGAGCATGGACGACGAACCGCCTGCGCTGAAAACCCTGCCGACCATCGTGGTGGTGGTGGACGAGTTCGCCGACATGATGATGATCGTCGGCAAAAAGGTCGAAGAGCTGATCGCCCGTATTGCGCAGAAGGCGCGTGCGGCGGGTATTCACTTGATCCTCGCCACCCAGCGCCCGTCGGTGGACGTGATCACCGGCCTGATCAAGGCCAACATTCCAACCCGCATGGCGTTCCAGGTGTCGAGCAAGATCGACTCGCGGACCATCATCGACCAGGGGGGGGCCGAGCAGCTGCTGGGGCATGGTGACATGCTGTACATGCCACCGGGCACCAGCCTGCCGATCCGTGTGCACGGTGCGTTCGTTTCCGACGATGAAGTACACCGTACGGTCGAAGCGTGGAAGCTGCGCGGCGCCCCGGATTACAACGACGACATCCTCAACGGCGTCGAAGAGGCCGGCAGTGGCTTTGATGGCGGCGGCGGCGGCGGCGGTGGTGATGGTGACGATGCCGAAACCGATGCCCTGTATGATGAAGCCGTGCAATTCGTGCTTGAGAGTCGTCGTGCTTCCATCTCGGCTGTACAGCGCAAGCTGAAGATCGGCTACAACCGGGCGGCGCGCATGATCGAGTCGATGGAGATGGCCGGCGTTGTCACCCCGATGAACAGCAACGGCTCGCGGGAAGTGATTGCCCCGGGCGGCCCGCGCGACTGA
- the aat gene encoding leucyl/phenylalanyl-tRNA--protein transferase, which produces MLTWLTRDSLTFPPLEKALHDPNGLLAAGGDLSPERLMQAYRHGCFPWYQEGQPILWWSPDPRTVLFPEQLHVSRSLAKLMRQGRYQVSFDTDFPAVIAACAAPRDYADGTWITDTMRNAYCELHRRGIAHSVEVRQDGELVGGLYGLAMGQLFFGESMFSRADNASKVGFVTLVNHLRQAGFVLIDCQMPTNHLHSLGARAISRTDFAGYLARHLDQPNSATWVP; this is translated from the coding sequence ATGCTCACCTGGCTGACCCGCGACTCGCTAACCTTCCCGCCACTGGAAAAGGCCCTGCACGACCCCAACGGCCTGCTCGCCGCTGGCGGCGACCTGAGCCCCGAGCGCCTGATGCAGGCCTATCGCCACGGCTGCTTCCCGTGGTACCAAGAGGGCCAGCCGATCCTCTGGTGGTCGCCCGACCCACGCACAGTGCTGTTCCCAGAGCAGCTTCACGTGTCACGCTCGCTCGCTAAGCTGATGCGCCAGGGCCGCTACCAGGTCAGCTTCGACACCGACTTCCCGGCAGTGATCGCAGCCTGTGCCGCGCCGCGCGACTACGCCGACGGCACCTGGATCACCGACACCATGCGCAACGCCTATTGCGAACTGCACCGGCGTGGCATCGCCCATTCGGTGGAGGTACGCCAGGACGGCGAACTGGTCGGCGGCCTCTACGGCCTGGCCATGGGCCAACTGTTCTTTGGCGAATCGATGTTCAGTCGCGCCGACAACGCCTCCAAGGTCGGCTTCGTGACCCTGGTCAACCACCTGCGCCAAGCCGGTTTCGTCCTCATCGACTGCCAGATGCCGACCAACCACCTGCATAGCCTTGGCGCACGCGCCATCAGCCGCACCGATTTCGCTGGTTACCTGGCACGTCACCTCGACCAGCCCAACAGCGCCACATGGGTTCCCTAG